A single genomic interval of Streptomyces graminofaciens harbors:
- a CDS encoding sugar phosphate isomerase/epimerase family protein, whose product MKLGLYNAILHDRPLPEAIKVIADLGLTGIEINTGGFLPAVHVPKFDDILVSDTARDDFLGLFEGTGVSIAGLNANGNPLHPNPVIGEKHAEDIRRSIRLAERLGQHRLVTMSGLPGGEPGATRPNWIVNAWNSAALDVLDHQWKIVADFWRETDRLARDHDVKVALELHPQNVVFNSADVHKLIDLTGATHVGVELDASHLFWQQMDPVAVVRHLGELVFHAAAKDVRINPEHAALNGVLDNSFRRLSPEEPRTNLGGDEWANEWPKASAWDFVALGKGHDVAYWTEFLRALHEVDPDMMVNIEHEDTELGPVEGVAVAAEVLKAAAAALQESLQS is encoded by the coding sequence ATGAAGCTGGGACTGTACAACGCGATCCTGCACGACCGGCCGCTTCCGGAGGCGATCAAAGTCATCGCCGACCTGGGCCTGACGGGCATAGAGATCAACACCGGTGGCTTCCTGCCCGCCGTGCATGTACCGAAGTTCGACGACATCCTCGTCAGTGACACCGCCCGGGACGACTTCCTCGGTCTCTTCGAGGGCACCGGCGTCTCCATCGCCGGCCTGAACGCCAACGGCAACCCACTCCACCCGAACCCGGTCATCGGTGAAAAGCACGCCGAGGACATCCGCCGCTCCATCCGCCTGGCCGAACGGCTCGGACAGCACCGCCTCGTGACCATGTCGGGTCTGCCCGGCGGCGAGCCCGGCGCCACCCGCCCGAACTGGATCGTCAACGCATGGAACTCCGCGGCCCTGGACGTGCTGGACCACCAGTGGAAGATCGTCGCCGACTTCTGGCGCGAGACCGACCGGCTCGCCCGTGACCACGACGTCAAGGTCGCCCTCGAACTGCACCCGCAGAACGTCGTGTTCAACTCCGCCGACGTGCACAAGCTCATCGACCTCACCGGCGCGACCCACGTGGGCGTCGAACTGGACGCCTCGCACCTGTTCTGGCAGCAGATGGACCCCGTCGCGGTCGTCCGCCACCTCGGCGAACTCGTCTTCCACGCCGCCGCCAAGGACGTCCGCATCAACCCCGAACACGCAGCACTCAACGGCGTGCTCGACAACAGCTTCCGCCGTCTGTCGCCCGAGGAGCCTCGCACCAACCTCGGCGGCGACGAGTGGGCCAACGAGTGGCCCAAGGCATCCGCGTGGGACTTCGTCGCCCTCGGCAAGGGCCATGACGTCGCCTACTGGACCGAGTTCCTACGCGCCCTGCACGAGGTCGACCCGGACATGATGGTCAACATCGAGCACGAGGACACCGAACTCGGCCCCGTCGAGGGTGTCGCCGTGGCAGCCGAAGTACTCAAGGCCGCCGCCGCGGCCCTCCAGGAGTCGCTGCAGTCGTGA